Within the Natranaeroarchaeum sulfidigenes genome, the region GCTGGCCAATCGGATCCGGAACGCGGTGGATCGCGCGCGAGCGCAGGAGAGCCTCGAAGAGCGAGAAAGTATGTTGACCGCGCTCCACGACGGGATGCGATCGCTGATGCTGGCCGAGACGCGGGAGGATATCGCCGGGGAGACCGTCGAAATCGCGGTCGACGTGCTGGAGTTGCCCTGGATCGCGGTCTACCTGCTCGACGAGTCCGCAGGGGTGTTGCGCCCGGAGGCCTTTATTTCGGATCTCGACGACGTGACCGAGGAGCCGCCGACGTTTTCCGGCGGCGAGAGTCTGGCGTGGGACGCCTTCGTCGACGGCGAGACCAGACACCACGAGGACGTCAGCGAGATGGAGGGCCACGACGCCGAGTCCGTGTTGACCAGCGAGCTGATCGTTCCGCTGGGGGATCACGGCGTGTTACTTGCGGGGACGACCGGCGACGACCCGCTGGAGGCGGTGACCGGCGAGTTCGTCGAGACGCTCGGAGCGAACGCGGAGGCGGCGCTGGACCGCGCCGAACGCGAGGCCGTGTTACGCGAGCGCGACCGGAAACTCGAAGAACAGAACAGCCAGCTCAAGCGACTCAACCGGATCAACACGGTGATCCGGAACATCGATCAGGCGCTGGTGCAGGCCTCGACGCGCGAGGAGATCGAACAGGAGGTCTGTGACCGGCTCGTAAACGTCGACCTCTACGAGTTCGCGTGGATCGGCGGCTACAACAATATCAACGAGACGATCAGCCCGCGGGCGAAAGGCGGTACCGAGGGGAACTATCTGGCGAGCATCGATCTCGACAGCGAGTCCAACCCGATCCAGGACGCGCTCCACGAGGGCGAGGTCGGTATCGTCCAGAACATCTTCGAAGACGAGAGTATGGGCAGCTGGCGCAAGCAGGCGTTAAAAAGCGGCTTCCGATCGGTGGCGACGGTGCCGCTGACCTACGAGGGGGCCGTCTACGGACTCCTGCAGATCTACGCCAGCCAGCTGGATACCTTCGACGGGGATACCCGTAGCGTTCTCGCGGAGCTTGGAGAGACAATTGGCTACGCGATCAACGCGATCGACCGCAAGGAGGCGCTGCTGACTGACAGCGTGGTTCAGGTCGAGTTCCGGATTCCGAACTCAGAGGATTTCCTGTACACCCTCTCGAAACGGACCGGCAGCAACGTCGACCTGCGAACGATCCTGCCCCAGTCCGACGGCTCGTATCTGATCTTCTTCTCGATCACCGATGCCGAAGTCGAGGACGTCCTCGCGTCCGCCGAGGAGTCCCTGTCTGTCTCCGAGGCGAAACTCATCAGTGAGCGCAACGACACGGCGCTGCTCGAGTGCCGGACAACTGACACGAACATCGCGACGACGGTCGCGGATCACGGCGGCGTCCCGCGGTCGGTTTCCGCCGATCCGAACGGCGGCCGAGTCGTCGTCGACCTGCCACAGACCGCGGACGTGCGATCCTTCGCCGAACGACTGACCGGCGAGTATCCGTCCGTCGAGTTCGTCGCCCGCAGAGAGCGGACCAGCGATACCGGCAGCAGACGCTCGTTCCGCGAGCGCCTCGACGACCACCTGACTGACCGTCAGCGGGAGGTGCTCGAAGCGGCCTACTTCAGCGGCTACTTCGAGTGGCCCCGGGAGAAAAACGGCGAGCAGATCGCCGAGGCGCTGGGCGTCGCCCCGCCGACGTTCAACCAGCACCTTCGTGCTGGAGAGCGAAAACTGTTCGAGACACTCTTCGAACCGGACTCCGTCTAACAGAAGTCCCCGTAGATCCGTTCTCCAGACCTGTCGCGCACCGAACTATTTAACACAGTGTAAACTGAGTTCGAAGGTATGGTTTACGAGACGGGCAATCAGACGGTCGACGACGCGGTTCGGCGCGTCCTCGATGGGGAGCGCCTCGACCGAAAGGATGGGCTGGCGCTGATCGCCCAGCCGGTCGCGGATCTCGCCCCTGCTGCGGACTACATCAGGTCCCAGCTGGGTGACGATACCGTCGACGCATGTAGTATCGTCAATGCGAAAGCGGGCGACTGTTCCGAGGATTGTGGGTTCTGTTCGCAGTCCGTTCACTTCGATACTGGGATCGAGACCTACGGGTTTCTCGGCCCCGAGAAGGTTCTCGAATCGGCGAAACGCGCCGAGCGGGACGGTGCGCAGCGCTTCGGGATCGTCGTCGCCGAAAAAGGTGTCAGCAAAGAGCACCGCCCGGAAGAGTGGGAGGAGGTACTCGAAGCGATCCGTCTCGTGCGCGACGAGACTGATGTCGAAGTCGACGCGAGCCTCGGGATCCTCACCGACGAAGAGGCCGAGATTCTCGCCGACGAGGGGCTGAACCACTACAACCACAACATCGAGACGTCGCCGAACTACTTCCCGGAGATCGTCGACACCCACAGCTTCGAGGACCGGGTCGAAACGCTCGAAGTGGCGAAAGAAGCGGGAATGGATCTCTGTGCTGGCGTCATCCTCGGGATGGGCGAGACGCCAACCGATCGGGTCGACGCCGCCATCGCGCTCCAGGAGATCGGCATCTCCTCGCTCCCGGTGAACGTGTTGAACCCGGTCGCGGGGACGCCGATGGCCGAGCGACTCGGCGATTCGGCGGATATCTCGACGGAGGAGATCGTGAAGACCGTCGCCGTCTACCGGCTCTTGCATCCCGAAGCTCGCGTTCGACTCACCGGTGGGCGAGAGGCCAACCTCGACGAGGACGAACAGCATCTGCCCTTCGAGGCGGGGGCCGACGGTATCCTGACGGGGGACTACCTGACGACCGGCGGCCAGTCACCGGGCGAGGATATCGAGGTAATGGAGCGGGCGGGAATGCGCCCGAACATGGACAGTAACGAATTCGATCCTGCGGCGGTCAAATCGCGGGACAGCGAAGGTGGCGACGGTGACACATCCACTGGCACTGCAAGGAGTGCCGCGACGAACGATTGCTAAGAGGGGTGTGCTAGTCCCCGGTCGAAGTGAGAAAAGCTATACCCACTGAGCAGTAGGACCAAATCAGTTGCAGCGTTTCGGACGTGCACAACGGACGAACCGCAGGCAGTCGATATCGCCGCAGACAGCGGACGGAGATGGCGACGAGATATGAGTGACGATTTCAGCGCAGGAGATGACAGCACCGGATCGCAACGAGATGACGGCTCGTCGATAGGCCACGGCTTCGACCTGTCGGCCGAGCTGGCTGCCCGTGAGCGACGCAACCTGCTTCGCCGACTGTCGCCCGCAAACCGGGTCGCAGAACGTGCACAGTTCGCCCCTGCACCGGGAAGCGCTCTCCCGGTCGTCGACGGGGAGGAACGACTGGTCCTTGGGGCCAACAACTATCTCGGGCTCACACAGGACGAGCGTGTACAGGACGCTGCCGTCGCCGCCACCGAGGTCGTCGGAACCGGTGCAGGTGCGAGCAGACTTGTCACCGGGGATACGCTGGTTCATCACGATCTGGAGACCCGGCTCGCCGAGGCGACCGGCACCGATCGGGCACTCACCTTTGCTTCCGGGTACGCCGCGAACGTCGGGACGATTACTGCGCTTGAGCCCGATGTTGTCTTCTCGGATTCGAACAACCACGCGAGCACGATCGACGCCTGCCGCCTTTCCGGCGCGGAGACGATCGTCTATGACCACTGTGATACCGCCGATCTCGCCAGCCGGATGAGCGACCGCGAGCAGGCGGATGACGAATCCTGGCTCGTCGTCACCGACTCCGTGTTCAGCGTGGACGGCGATGTCGCACCGCTCGAGGAGCTCTGTATCCTCGCGGAGCAGTACGGAGCCTGGGTGATGGTCGACGAGGCCCACGCGATCGGTCTGTACGAGGACGCTGGCGGTATCGTCCAGCGAGAAGGGCTCTCGGATCGAGTTGACATCCAGATGGGGACGCTCTCGAAGGCGCTTGCGAGCCAGGGCGGCTACGTCGCAGGGGCCGAGGAGCTGATCGAGTATCTGATCAATCATGCTCGTTCGTTTGCATTCTCGACCGGACTTTGCCCGCCGGCAGCCGCCGCGGCCGCCGAATCGCTGCACATCGCTCGGACTGACGACTGCCGGAATCGGCTCTGGAGAAACGTGGAGTACCTCCGTGAGGAACTGGACGGGATGGGCTATCACGTGCCGGGTGAGACCCAGATCATTCCGGTTCGCGTCGACGACCGGACCGCCGCGCTGGAACTGAGCGAGGAACTCTACGAGCGTGGTGTTGTCGCCCCGGTAATCAGGCCGCCAAGCGTTCCCGAAGGGACGACCAGAATCCGGGTCGCACCGATGGCGACGCATTCCGCGTCCGATCTGGCTACCTGTCTCGATGCGTTCCGCGATGCAGGCAGGGAGATCGGGTTGCTGTAAGGCTGGAGCGCCCCCCATTCTAGCGCTCCGCTGTGTCGCAGAGCGTCACCCGATCGGCTACATGAAATCAGTCAGACCTGCCTGGCCGTCGTCGGCCCCCTCGTCAGTCCCGCCGTCAGTCGAATCGTGGGGCTCGGCATCCGGTTCTGGCTCGGGGTCGGTCTCAGCCTCGGCCTCGACGTCCCGCGTCGCCCCCTCGAACGCCCCTCCTGAGTGCTCGACAGCCTGTTGCTCGCGCAGCTCCTGGGCGTCCTCGACGATCGACTGTACCTTGTTGGTGGTCTTCCCGCTGCCCGTCACGAAAGAGACCTGCTTCTCGTCGAGATCGTAAATCGCGGCCATCCGAACGGTAAGCTCCCGGTTCTTGCAGTGGTGAGTGAGCTCGGAGAGGAACGGAAGAACGTGGCGACGCGCCGTGCCGATGCTGGTGCCACTCTCTTCTGCGATCTTGACGGCGATGCTGTCCCTCGTCTCTCTCGACCCGCGGGAGCGGCCGAGCTTCGACCAGTAGCTCGGTGGGCCATAGCGCGTCCAGCCGCCCTTCTGCTCACTTCGGGCTGCTGCGACGCCCGCAGTCATATTGTCGCCCGCGTAGCGCCAGTAGGAGTAGTCCTGAGTTGCGCGCACGCGCCCAAGCCACCGGTCGGCGTTGGCAAGGTAGCCGTACGCATCGGCGAGTTCGCGGCCCGCGTAATCTTTGGGCATGTTGTCCTCGATCCAGTTTATCATGTCGTCGGGCGTCTCGTCGACGTCATAGGACGCTTCGAGCGCGGCCTGCGGGTCGAGCTTTTTGATCACGTCGTCGAGAAAATCGAAGATGTCAGTCGTCGTATCCCGCTGGCCGGTCACCACGTCCTCGACGGTCAGCCGGTCGGCCTGCTCGGCGACCGCCTGCAGGTCGTTGACCGCCGATCGAAGGTCGCCACTGGTCTGTCTGGCGATCGCTTCGAGGGCTTCCTCCTCGTACTCGACGCCTTCCTTCCGACAGATGTCCCGGAGGACGGGCACGATCGAGCGTTTCGAGACATCCCGGAACTCGATCTCCTGGCAGGCGTTGCGCAACCCCTGGGACATGTCGTAAAACTCGTTTGCGATCAGGATCATCGGCTGGTCGGCATCCCTGACGACGCCAGTGACCGCCGCGGAACCACCGTAATCGGCGTTGCCGTGGAAGTTATCGGCCTCGTCCATCACGACCAGGCGTCTGCCCGAACTGCCCTGCGTGAGCGTCCCTGACTGAGCAGCCTCACCCGCGATCCTGTCGATCACGTCGGCCTGTCGCTGGTCACTCGCGTTCAACTCGATGACTGGCCAGCCCTTATCCGCAGCCAGCGCGTGGGCCGCCGACGTCTTCCCGATCCCCGGACTGCCGTAGACGATGACCGCCTCGCGGTGTTGCTCCCACGAATCGGCCCACTCTTTTAGCGCGTCGCGGGCCTTGTCGTTCCCCCGGACCTCCGCCAGCGTCGACGGGCGGTATTTTTCGGTCCAATCGCTCATTACCGGAGTGTGGGGCGACCGGCGTTTATTCGTTGCGGAGTGTTAGTCCCGGTCCTCCCCGACCACAAGTACGGGCGCGACACGCGACCGGACGATGCTATCAGTCGTACTCCCGAGTAGCGCGCGCTTGAACGCCGAACGGCCCTGCGTCCCGAGCAGAATCAGGTCGACGTCCCTCTCTGCGGCGTAGTTCTCGATGGCTTCGTGGGGAACCCCTTCGAGTATCTCCGTCGTCGTCTCGACGCCCGCCGCCTCGGCGCGCTCGGCCAGCAGGTCGAGCGTCTTGCGAGCCTCTTTGCGAAGGTTCCCAGCTACGGTTTCGGGGTCGACGATAGCGTTATCGTAGGCCGTTCTGGTCTCGACGACGGAGACCAGATGGAGGGTCGCATCGTAACGCTCGGCGTGGTCGAGGGCGTGGTCGGCCGCCGCCGCGGCGTCGTCGCTGCCGTCGGTCGCAAGGAGGATCTCGTCGTACATGGTCGGGAGTACGTGAGCGAGTATAACAGTACTTCCGGCCGGATCTCTCGCCCTACGCGCCGAGTTCGGATAGCGGCGTCCCGGAGACGACCTTGCCGCCCTTGATGACTGTCTCGATCTCGTCGAGGTCAGCGACATCCGTGGTCGGGTCGCCATCGATTACGAGCAGGTCGGCGTGATAGCCGGGTGCAACTTTCCCGGTGTCATCCAGACCGATCGTTTCCGCGGCAGTACCGGTCATCGCCGTGATCGCCTCCACGGGAGCCATGCCGTTCCGAGCCATGAACTGGATCTCGACGCGGTTCGAGCCGTGGTGGTTAAACGGTGTCCCGGCGTCGGTCCCACCGGCGATCCGCACTCCCGCATCGACAGCGCGACGGAACGACTCTCGATGGATCTCGTACACCTCGTTCGACTGGGCGAGCGTCTCGGCGGTCGCGCGGTCGCCGTTGTGCAGGATGCGGTGGGGGGCGGTGAGCGTCGGGACGAGCGTGACATCCTCGTCGAGCATCGCCTCGATTGCGGCGTCATCGAGGAAGGTCCCGTGTTCGACGGTATCGACGCCAGCCTCGGCGGCGGCCCGGATGCCCTCCGCGCCGTGGGCGTGGGTGGCGACGTGAACGCCGTGGCGATGGGCCTCGTCGACCAGGGCGTGGATCTCTTCGTGGGTAAAGGCGAGCGTTCCGGGATCGGTGCCGGGCGTCGTGACGCCGCCAGTCGCCATGAACTTGATGAACTGTGCGCCCTGCTTGCGCTGCTCGCGGACGGCGCGGCGACACGCCTCGGGCCCGTCGACCTCTTGCCCGAGATGGTGGCCGTGGCCCCCGGTGATCGTGATCGAGGCGCAGTTCGCCACGGTTCGTGGACCCGGCACGTCGCCGCGCTCGATGGCACGGGCGAGGTCGATGTCCAGACCGTGCGCACCCATCGAGCGCACCCCGGTAACACCACTTTCGAGCGTTCGCCGGGCGTTCGCAATCTCCGTGAACAGCAGTTCGGCATCGCTTTTGTCGGTGACGTCCTCGATGCTCGCTTCGCCCGACAGCGAGAAGTGGACGTGAGCATCGACGATACCGGGGACGAGCGTGTACCCGTCGAGGTCGACCACCTCTTCGTCCGCCCGTGTAGTCGAAACGTCGCTGGTGGCGGTGATACGCCCCTCGTCGAACTGGACCGGTCCATCGAAGACGCCACCGTCACCGTCGACGACGCGAGCACCCCGAAGAATCATGCTCGAAGGGTGGGGTGTGGACCCTAATGAATCTGATCGTTGCCACTCTCCGGGATCGCCCGTCTGTGACGAAAAATCCAGCCGCCGTGATTATGTTGGGTCGTTACCGCGCTGGAGCAGGTACGCCATCTCCCACATAGCGTGCTCCAGTTCACTGTCGTCGGCCACTTCTTCGAGTTTGCGGTACAGCGAGTCGGACACCTCTATTTCGGGCATCATGTGCCCGTATGTCATCATCGTACATGAATATACTGGGTTACGAAATTGAGTTAATTATCTGCGAAAAGAGCACTTGTCAACTACCAGCGACCCTGCAAACCGGGTGTGACATGCTTTCCGCCCGCCAGTGGGAGGGCCACGGGCCACGTGCTGGCACTGCCCGGCTGAACTATCTCGACGAAGAGGTCGGTATCGACGACGCCGAGGCGGCGCTCGACGAAGCCGCACCCGCGATCACCGAGTACGCCCAGGGGATCCCGGACAGGTACGTCCAGTAGGGGCGGCGAGTCGACCTGATCGCCGTGACCCGCACCGAATCCGTTTTGCGCCCCCGGCCAGTACACCCACCCAATGGAGCGCAGCGTTGCCCTCGATCGAGCCGAGGAAATCGTCGACACCGTCGAGGAAGAGCAGATGCCCGTCCCCGTTCGTGAGGTCTGGGTGTACGGTGACGTCGCGCTCGGACTCGATCCGATCGACCGGCTCGACATCTACGTCACCAAGGACATCCTGCTGGAGGACGAGCCGGAACGGGAAGTCAAGTTCGTCGACTCCCACGGCATCGAGGGCGTCGGCCGAACGGTCCGGGCCGACTGGGCCGCGGAGTACCCCGAGCACCTGCGGGCGAACACGAACGGCCACGCCGCACCCGAACAGTGTCTCGCCGCCCACCTCCTTGACGACGACGACGAGCCGATCCATCTCGAGGTCTGTAACGCGAGTTTCGAGGACAACGTCACCCAGCGCCTGCAGGGCGCGAAGGCCCGTGGCGCGTGGGAACAGCTACTCGATCCCCGAGGTGCCTGTCTGTGGGTCGGCGACGGGGCAGGGGAGGGGCGGCGAAGCAAGGACGCCCTGGCGAAACTCAGGGACGGCGAACTCCCATTCCCCACGCTTCCCGAGGCGCTGACGATGATCGGACTGGACGAGAACGAGGCGGACGAAGCCGCTGAAGCCGTTCAAGCCTGGCGAACCGAACAGGAAGGCACGACGGTTCGCGGCGACATCGTATAGCTACTCCTCGTCGTCCGTGTTGGTCACCTTGTCCATCGTCTCCTTAAACAGTGCGTTGATCTCGTCGTCCTCGTCCTCTTCCTCGTCGAGGAGACTCTCGGGATCGGAAGAGACGCCCTCGAACATCTCCTCGTCGTCACTCACGTCATCGTCGCGATCATCGTCCAGTGCATCCTCCGCCGAATGGTCGTTCGGTGTTGACTCTGCTTGCTCGACCGGACCCGTCGACTGCTCATCTGAGCCGTCCTCTCTCTGCTGGCCGGAGTCAGGAGCCGAGCTGTCGGACAGTTCGTCGTCGTTGAGGTCGTCCTGGAGCTCACGCACCGCTTCGTCCACCGGTGAGTTACCTCTCTGGTCGTCAGAGTCAGGCGATCCCTCAGCCACGTTGCCACTATCGTCAGCCGTGCCGGAATCAGCTGCTGTTGGCTCCTCGCTGGCTCCGTCGCCGGTGTCAGTCCCACTCCCGTTCGTTTCGTCGGCCGCCTCGGTCTCCTCCCCGCCGAAACCGGGTAGCTCGAAGCCGCTGTCGTCGTCATCGGTATCGGCCACCTCCTCGTCGGCTGCTCCGATCTCCGACCCCTGATCGGCCGCTGATCCAGTGTCGCCCTCGTCGTTTCCGGCCTGGCGGTTTCCTGCTCTCTGGTCGTCGGCCTGTTTGCTCTCGGTAACCTCGCCCGTGTCCTCGAATTCGAACTCGGCAGCCGATGGCTCCGTATCACGCGTCTGCTCGTCGCCCTCTGGCTCTCCATCGCCATCGGCGGTAGATATCGAGTTCGCCGCTGGTTCGGTTGTCGTCTCGCTATCATCGCCAGTCTTGTCGTGGTCGCGTTCCGCAGTCGGCTCCTCCGCTACCGTATCTGCCGATGCCCCGTCCGAGAGGGTCCCCTCGCTCTCCGCAGTCTCGGGAGACGATTCGAGCTTTACCGTCTCGTCATCTTCGACGCGTTCGCCCTCCTCGACGCGCTCGCCTTCCTGTCCCGATGGCTCACTTTGTTCCGCGGACTCAGCAGCGTCCCCATCACCCGTGGGCGCAGCTGTCGCGTGATCCGTCGGTTCCCCGTCCGGTGGATCGCTCTCGGCCGAATCCGCTGAAACACCGGATCGCTCCGGATCGGCGGGGTCAGACACGGATGACTGATCGGCATGTGCCTCCTCGACATCCGACTCTCCGGATACATCGGCGGTCGAACCTCCGGCGGTGGTTTCGGTCGCCGATTTTGACGCGTGGGCCATTTCCTCATCTCCGGACTCGCCGTCTCCCCCCACTGCTGTCTCGGTCGCCGCTCGACTCGAATCGGAGCCCGGTTCGTCCGCGCTCGCTGGCAGGACCGGCCCAGTCAGTCCACCAGCACCAGTGAGACTCGACGCCAGCTGCCAGTAGACCATTGCGGCATCGCTGTCGGGATCATAGCGGAGTAGCGACTGGCCAGCCCCCGCGGCTGCCCGTACCGCATCGTCCTCGGGAACCACGGCGAGTACGTCGGTGTCGAGCTGTTCGGTTACGCTGACGATGTCGATCGCCTGTACCGAGGGAACTCGCGAGAGGACGGTCCCGCGGATCCGACAGCCGTGATACCGCACTACAGTCGCCGCCTCCGCGGTCGCCGCCAGATCGTCCTCGGCCGATCCCGAGACGAGGATCACCTCGTCGGCCAGTTCGAGCCCCATCGCGACGTCGACGCCGCCACCGTGGCCGAGATCGAGCAAAACGACATCGTAGCGCTCGCGTAGCGTCGTCGCCGCTCGGACGAGCCGGTGGGTACGGACGTCAGTCGGTGCGGGAGCCTCGTTTCCCGAGGGAAGGTACTCGACGCCGTGCGATCCCGTCACCATCGACTCGTCGATCGTGGCATCCCCTCTGAGCACCGACCGGACGCCGTCGTCGCCCTGCACATCGATGATCTCTTCAATGCCGTCGCTATCGAACGCCGCATCGACGACTGCGACGCGTGTCGCCGTTTCGGCCATCGATACCCCCACTGATACTGCGGTGGTCGTCGTTCCGATCCGGTCGCGTCCCCCCAGAAACGCGAACACTGTTCCTGTCATTGCCACGACTATCGGAAGCATCCACCGTGAATGTTGCCCCACTCGGGAGCCCCACACAAAGCGCGTCGCTCCATCGTAGATGAACGTGCGACCTACCGGTCGCACCGTGAATTCCAGCCGCTACTCGACGACGCCAGTCGTGACGAAAAAAGGAACGACCTCGCGGCGTCTGTACTCTCCGGTCTGCATCTGCTCGATTACCGCTCGACCCATCTCGCGCCACGCGCTCCGGAGCCGGTCGTAGCCCCCATCGGTCAGCCCGCCCGCCTGCATCTCGGCGCGGTCTGCGGCCAGTCCGTCACCGGTCGCCTTCCGCTTTGCCGCGTCGAGGTCACGCTGGGAGTACGGCGCGGAGACGATCCGTTCGTGATCGTAACGGGCTGTCGTGACGTTGCCCAGTCCGGCTTGCTCGAACAGCGCGGCAGTCGGGCTCCCCCCGAGCGTGATGTCGGTCCCGACGCCGTCGAGGTAGGCCTCTCTCGCGTGGGCAGCGAGTTTCGCCTCGGCCTCGACGCTCGACTCGACCGTCACCGCGGCGTTGTCCGGTTCGACCGCCGCGACGCGCTTGCTCGCTACGCGCGCGAACTCCTCGATCGCGGCGGCGGGGTCGGAGAGGTTGATCAACAGCGCCTGACAGACGACCAGATCGACCGCATTATCGGGGAAGGGCAGGCGAGTCGCGTCCCCGGCGACCGGGCTGGCGTGCTCGCGGGCGGCATCGAGCAGGGCCGTGTCGGCGTCCACGCCCAGCACCTCGACGCCGCTTTCCTCGGCGAGCACGCGGGAGAGCTCGCCGGTTCCACAGCCGACGTCGAGGATCGAGTCACAGTCCTGCAGGTCAAGGGCCGCAAGCGCCTGCCGTGAGTCGTCCCACATCCCTGCGCGGGTGTCCCGCAGGTACGACTCGGAAAACTCTCGCACGGGTGGAACTGGACCGGGCAGGCTAAAAAACGGGACGATCCGGAAGCGTGCTGTTCGATGGGCCGGCTCAGAGTCGGCGTTCCGCGAAGTCCCGCACGGCACCGAGCGTCCCCGCGCTAAGTTCGGTCGTGTGTCGCCACTCCTCGGTGATTCCATCGTGGCGGTAAAACCGGTCGTGATCGCCACAGCCAGTACCGTGCCAGGAGGTCTCGCTGCCCGGTTCGGCGGCCCCGGCGTACGCGGTTGCAAAGGGCGTGACTTCGCTGACATCCTCGTCGACTCGCGTCACGCTCCCGAGGTCGTGATCGCAACTGCCTTCGACGACTGCGCCGACTGCCTCGTCGTCGACCAGCGTGTGCAACACCTCGTGGATCGCGATATTTCGCGTCACGTCCCGCCCGTCCCAGCGTTCGGTCGCGCCGAGATTGGCGATGGTCACCGTCCCGTCGCCGCCCCGTGTGACATCCGCCCTGGCCGTGCCGTAGCCCAGGTCCGGATTGAACGGCTCGCGCGCGAGCAGTAGATGTGCCGTGTTGGCGCTCCGGGCCTCGCGGTCGTCGAGCAGGTCGCCGAACGCCGTCAGCAGGTCGGAGCCGTCGAGGCCGGTCGGCGGATCGACCCCCGGTTCGGCATCGAGACTCCAGTCGGCGTCGTCGATCGTCTTGGACTCACGCTCGATGTGTGCTGTGAGACGCTCCAGCGCGACGCCGATCGCCGCGTACGCCTCCAGCGCCGGTCGGTCCCAGCCGTTCCAGCGGTCGCCAGTCGCCGCCGGGACAACGCGAACGCGTAGTGTGGCGGTAGCGGGTGCGCTCGCGGTGCCGACGGCGAGTGCGGACGCCGAGGTGCCCACCGCCGCGAGCATCGCCCGTCGGCCTGTGACCGGGGACCTGGTCATCGCTATCCACTCGGCGGGCCGATCATATCAATGTGGGCGTCGACTGGAGCGGTGCACTTTCTACAATGTGTGGAAATTCTATTGAATAGAATACTTGATTTTGCAGGGCAGCGACACAATGTTTGAACATTCTATATTATAATACTGCTGGGCGTCATCGGACGAGAAACCGGGGTGCGAGTTCTCAATTATATGCTCCTCGACGGACGAAGGTTAGGCACCGTCCTCGCGAGATCGAACGACATCGACATCGATCGGAAGGGTCTCGAAGTCATCATCATCACCGGCGATGAGTGTCGCATCCCGCTCGTGGGCGAGTGCAACGCCATGAGCGTCCGCAAACGAAATGTGACCATCCGCTTTCACCTCGGCAGCAAGTCGCCAGTCAGCTCGTTCGATTTGAACCCCCCACCGTTCGAGCGAACGGAGATCGCGATCGGCAGTGCGAAGTGAGTCCCTCGTGGGGTTGTCGTCAATTCCCTCGAAGCGAGCAATTAGATGGAGTACTTCGCCAGCGTTGGTCTCTGCCAGCAGCCCTTCGATAGTCTCGTCACGAACGTCTCGAAGATACTCTTCGACGACGCTCCGACCTGGCTCGTCGTAGAGGTATGCGATGATCGCTTCGGTATCAAAGACGTACCGGTTACTCATTCATCCTCCGAGTCAGCCGGTCGGAGTCGGTTAGCAC harbors:
- a CDS encoding aminotransferase class I/II-fold pyridoxal phosphate-dependent enzyme, with the translated sequence MSDDFSAGDDSTGSQRDDGSSIGHGFDLSAELAARERRNLLRRLSPANRVAERAQFAPAPGSALPVVDGEERLVLGANNYLGLTQDERVQDAAVAATEVVGTGAGASRLVTGDTLVHHDLETRLAEATGTDRALTFASGYAANVGTITALEPDVVFSDSNNHASTIDACRLSGAETIVYDHCDTADLASRMSDREQADDESWLVVTDSVFSVDGDVAPLEELCILAEQYGAWVMVDEAHAIGLYEDAGGIVQREGLSDRVDIQMGTLSKALASQGGYVAGAEELIEYLINHARSFAFSTGLCPPAAAAAAESLHIARTDDCRNRLWRNVEYLREELDGMGYHVPGETQIIPVRVDDRTAALELSEELYERGVVAPVIRPPSVPEGTTRIRVAPMATHSASDLATCLDAFRDAGREIGLL
- a CDS encoding bacterio-opsin activator domain-containing protein, translated to MSDRIHVLHLDDNEQFLDVVSTFLEEDNDDIDVTTETEASEALSVLQNGAGVDCVLSDYRMGPTDGVDFLREVRAVDERLPFILYTGKGSEAVASEAITQGVTDYLQKEHSADQYDLLANRIRNAVDRARAQESLEERESMLTALHDGMRSLMLAETREDIAGETVEIAVDVLELPWIAVYLLDESAGVLRPEAFISDLDDVTEEPPTFSGGESLAWDAFVDGETRHHEDVSEMEGHDAESVLTSELIVPLGDHGVLLAGTTGDDPLEAVTGEFVETLGANAEAALDRAEREAVLRERDRKLEEQNSQLKRLNRINTVIRNIDQALVQASTREEIEQEVCDRLVNVDLYEFAWIGGYNNINETISPRAKGGTEGNYLASIDLDSESNPIQDALHEGEVGIVQNIFEDESMGSWRKQALKSGFRSVATVPLTYEGAVYGLLQIYASQLDTFDGDTRSVLAELGETIGYAINAIDRKEALLTDSVVQVEFRIPNSEDFLYTLSKRTGSNVDLRTILPQSDGSYLIFFSITDAEVEDVLASAEESLSVSEAKLISERNDTALLECRTTDTNIATTVADHGGVPRSVSADPNGGRVVVDLPQTADVRSFAERLTGEYPSVEFVARRERTSDTGSRRSFRERLDDHLTDRQREVLEAAYFSGYFEWPREKNGEQIAEALGVAPPTFNQHLRAGERKLFETLFEPDSV
- the bioB gene encoding biotin synthase BioB; amino-acid sequence: MVYETGNQTVDDAVRRVLDGERLDRKDGLALIAQPVADLAPAADYIRSQLGDDTVDACSIVNAKAGDCSEDCGFCSQSVHFDTGIETYGFLGPEKVLESAKRAERDGAQRFGIVVAEKGVSKEHRPEEWEEVLEAIRLVRDETDVEVDASLGILTDEEAEILADEGLNHYNHNIETSPNYFPEIVDTHSFEDRVETLEVAKEAGMDLCAGVILGMGETPTDRVDAAIALQEIGISSLPVNVLNPVAGTPMAERLGDSADISTEEIVKTVAVYRLLHPEARVRLTGGREANLDEDEQHLPFEAGADGILTGDYLTTGGQSPGEDIEVMERAGMRPNMDSNEFDPAAVKSRDSEGGDGDTSTGTARSAATNDC
- a CDS encoding universal stress protein; protein product: MYDEILLATDGSDDAAAAADHALDHAERYDATLHLVSVVETRTAYDNAIVDPETVAGNLRKEARKTLDLLAERAEAAGVETTTEILEGVPHEAIENYAAERDVDLILLGTQGRSAFKRALLGSTTDSIVRSRVAPVLVVGEDRD
- a CDS encoding replication factor C large subunit; translation: MSDWTEKYRPSTLAEVRGNDKARDALKEWADSWEQHREAVIVYGSPGIGKTSAAHALAADKGWPVIELNASDQRQADVIDRIAGEAAQSGTLTQGSSGRRLVVMDEADNFHGNADYGGSAAVTGVVRDADQPMILIANEFYDMSQGLRNACQEIEFRDVSKRSIVPVLRDICRKEGVEYEEEALEAIARQTSGDLRSAVNDLQAVAEQADRLTVEDVVTGQRDTTTDIFDFLDDVIKKLDPQAALEASYDVDETPDDMINWIEDNMPKDYAGRELADAYGYLANADRWLGRVRATQDYSYWRYAGDNMTAGVAAARSEQKGGWTRYGPPSYWSKLGRSRGSRETRDSIAVKIAEESGTSIGTARRHVLPFLSELTHHCKNRELTVRMAAIYDLDEKQVSFVTGSGKTTNKVQSIVEDAQELREQQAVEHSGGAFEGATRDVEAEAETDPEPEPDAEPHDSTDGGTDEGADDGQAGLTDFM